One Phoenix dactylifera cultivar Barhee BC4 chromosome 8, palm_55x_up_171113_PBpolish2nd_filt_p, whole genome shotgun sequence genomic window carries:
- the LOC103702032 gene encoding probable sugar phosphate/phosphate translocator At3g17430 isoform X2: MISKQLLLTYFYLLIYVCLSSGVILYNKWVLSPKYFKFPFPITLTMIHMGFSGVVAFFLIRVFKVVAPVKMTFQIYATCVIPISAFFASSLWFGNTAYLHISVAFIQMLKALMPVATFLVAVICGTDKLRCDVFLNMVLVSVGVVISSYGEIHFNVIGTAYQVTGIFAEALRLVLTQVLLQQKGLTLNPVTSLYYIAPCSFLFLFVPWYLLEKPGMEISQIQFNLSIFFSNALCALALNLSIFLVIGRTGAVTIRVAGVLKDWILIALSTIVFPESTITGLNIIGYAIALCGVVMYNYLKVKDVRASNQLPADSIPERSTKEWKLDKKSLDIYTDDGNNSNNVGNKAGSAASESIVVDEEAPLLPSSRLSYVGRSQRN, from the exons ATGATCAGCAAACAACTTTTGCTGACTTACTTTTATCTACTTATTTATGTTTGCCTCTCATCTGGAGTTATCTTGTATAACAAG TGGGTTCTATCTCCAAAATATTTCAAATTTCCCTTTCCTATCACTCTTACTATGATTCACATGGGATTTTCTGGTGTCGTAGCATTCTTTCTTATTCGTGTTTTTAAG GTTGTTGCACCTGTCAAGATGACTTTTCAGAT ATATGCAACATGTGTGATTCCCATTAGTGCGTTCTTTGCATCAAGTCTTTG GTTTGGCAACACAGCTTATTTGCATATATCAGTCGCTTTTATTCAGATGCTTAAGGCCTTAA TGCCTGTGGCAACGTTCCTCGTGGCTGTAATATGTGGCACTGACAAATTAAGGTGTGATGTCTTCTTGAACATGGTGCTGGTCAGTGTTGGGGTTGTAATTTCGTCATATGGAGAGATTCACTTTAATGTAATTGGAACAGCTTACCAGGTAACTGGTATATTTGCAGAAGCTTTAAGGCTGGTCTTAACTCAAGTCCTCCTTCAGCAAAAGGGCTTGACTCTAAATCCTGTCACCAGTCTATATTACATAGCCCCTTGCAG TTTCCTCTTTCTATTTGTACCTTGGTATCTATTGGAGAAACCAGGGATGGAGATTTCACAGATTCAGTTCAACTTGTCGATATTTTTCTCAAATGCACTATGTGCTTTAGCCTTGAATTTGTCTATATTTTTGGTAATTGGTAGAACTGGGGCAGTCACCATCCGTGTTGCTGGGGTACTCAAGGACTGGATATTAATTGCATTATCAACGATTGTATTTCCTGAATCTACTATTACCGGTCTTAATATAATTGGCTATGCAATTG CTCTTTGTGGTGTTGTCATGTACAACTATTTGAAGGTTAAGGATGTCCGAGCGTCAAATCAACTTCCTGCAGATAGCATCCCTGAAAGATCTACAAAG GAGTGGAAGTTGGATAAGAAGTCATTGGATATATATACTGATGATGGTAACAACAGCAACAATGTGGGAAACAAAGCTGGTTCTGCTGCTTCGGAGTCAATTGTGGTGGATGAAGAAGCACCCCTTCTTCCATCATCCAGATTGTCATACGTTGGTAGAAGCCAA AGAAATTGA
- the LOC103702032 gene encoding probable sugar phosphate/phosphate translocator At1g48230 isoform X1 yields MISKQLLLTYFYLLIYVCLSSGVILYNKWVLSPKYFKFPFPITLTMIHMGFSGVVAFFLIRVFKVVAPVKMTFQIYATCVIPISAFFASSLWFGNTAYLHISVAFIQMLKALMPVATFLVAVICGTDKLRCDVFLNMVLVSVGVVISSYGEIHFNVIGTAYQVTGIFAEALRLVLTQVLLQQKGLTLNPVTSLYYIAPCSFLFLFVPWYLLEKPGMEISQIQFNLSIFFSNALCALALNLSIFLVIGRTGAVTIRVAGVLKDWILIALSTIVFPESTITGLNIIGYAIALCGVVMYNYLKVKDVRASNQLPADSIPERSTKEWKLDKKSLDIYTDDGNNSNNVGNKAGSAASESIVVDEEAPLLPSSRLSYVGRSQVSSHTA; encoded by the exons ATGATCAGCAAACAACTTTTGCTGACTTACTTTTATCTACTTATTTATGTTTGCCTCTCATCTGGAGTTATCTTGTATAACAAG TGGGTTCTATCTCCAAAATATTTCAAATTTCCCTTTCCTATCACTCTTACTATGATTCACATGGGATTTTCTGGTGTCGTAGCATTCTTTCTTATTCGTGTTTTTAAG GTTGTTGCACCTGTCAAGATGACTTTTCAGAT ATATGCAACATGTGTGATTCCCATTAGTGCGTTCTTTGCATCAAGTCTTTG GTTTGGCAACACAGCTTATTTGCATATATCAGTCGCTTTTATTCAGATGCTTAAGGCCTTAA TGCCTGTGGCAACGTTCCTCGTGGCTGTAATATGTGGCACTGACAAATTAAGGTGTGATGTCTTCTTGAACATGGTGCTGGTCAGTGTTGGGGTTGTAATTTCGTCATATGGAGAGATTCACTTTAATGTAATTGGAACAGCTTACCAGGTAACTGGTATATTTGCAGAAGCTTTAAGGCTGGTCTTAACTCAAGTCCTCCTTCAGCAAAAGGGCTTGACTCTAAATCCTGTCACCAGTCTATATTACATAGCCCCTTGCAG TTTCCTCTTTCTATTTGTACCTTGGTATCTATTGGAGAAACCAGGGATGGAGATTTCACAGATTCAGTTCAACTTGTCGATATTTTTCTCAAATGCACTATGTGCTTTAGCCTTGAATTTGTCTATATTTTTGGTAATTGGTAGAACTGGGGCAGTCACCATCCGTGTTGCTGGGGTACTCAAGGACTGGATATTAATTGCATTATCAACGATTGTATTTCCTGAATCTACTATTACCGGTCTTAATATAATTGGCTATGCAATTG CTCTTTGTGGTGTTGTCATGTACAACTATTTGAAGGTTAAGGATGTCCGAGCGTCAAATCAACTTCCTGCAGATAGCATCCCTGAAAGATCTACAAAG GAGTGGAAGTTGGATAAGAAGTCATTGGATATATATACTGATGATGGTAACAACAGCAACAATGTGGGAAACAAAGCTGGTTCTGCTGCTTCGGAGTCAATTGTGGTGGATGAAGAAGCACCCCTTCTTCCATCATCCAGATTGTCATACGTTGGTAGAAGCCAAGTGAGCAGCCACACTGCATAG